In Patescibacteria group bacterium, the genomic window TTCCATTTTAATAATTGTATTATTGGCAACATCCGACAATCTCGCCAATTTTTCTTGCGAAAGGCCTTTTTGCTTTCGCAACTTTTTTATATTGTTTGCTAAATTTTTATTCTTTGACATATCATTAGTATAGTAGTAACATTAGAGTGGAGTATATAATTTACTTCATCTATTACAATGTTACATCTAAAATTATAAAAAGTCAA contains:
- a CDS encoding helix-turn-helix transcriptional regulator, which translates into the protein MSKNKNLANNIKKLRKQKGLSQEKLARLSDVANNTIIKMETGENDNPTLETLRKVAKALDVSVDELIN